Proteins co-encoded in one Pseudorhizobium banfieldiae genomic window:
- a CDS encoding CoA-acylating methylmalonate-semialdehyde dehydrogenase, translating to MYEIGHFIGGKRVAGQSGRTANIFNPATGEVQGTVSLASDAELSAAVEAAKAAQPAWAATNPQRRARVFMKFVQLLNENMDELAELLSREHGKTIEDSKGDIVRGLEVCEFVIGIPHLSKSEFTEGAGPGIDMYSIRQPVGIGAGITPFNFPGMIPMWMFAPAIACGNAFILKPSERDPSVPMRLAELMIEAGLPEGVLNVVNGDKAAVDAILAHPDIGAVSFVGSTPIARYVYGTATANGKRAQCFGGAKNHMIIMPDADLDQAANALIGAGYGSAGERCMAISVAVPVGEETANRLIDKLTPMVESLRIGPYTDDKADMGPLVTKEAHARVRGLIDRGIEEGAKLVVDGRDFKLQGYENGYFVGGCLFDHVTPDMDIYKTEIFGPVLSVVRARNYEEALELPMKHEYGNGVAIYTRDGDAARDFASRINIGMVGVNVPIPVPLAYHTFGGWKASSFGDLNQHGTDSIRFWTRTKTVTSRWPSGIKDGAEFSIPTMK from the coding sequence AGCGACGCGGAACTCAGTGCTGCCGTCGAAGCGGCGAAGGCCGCCCAGCCCGCCTGGGCCGCCACCAATCCCCAGCGCCGTGCACGGGTTTTCATGAAGTTCGTGCAGCTGCTGAACGAGAACATGGATGAACTGGCGGAACTTCTCTCCCGCGAACATGGCAAGACAATAGAGGACTCCAAGGGCGACATCGTCCGGGGCCTGGAGGTCTGCGAGTTCGTCATCGGCATCCCGCATCTTTCCAAGAGCGAATTCACCGAAGGCGCCGGACCCGGCATCGACATGTACTCGATCCGCCAGCCGGTCGGCATCGGCGCCGGCATTACCCCCTTCAATTTCCCCGGCATGATCCCGATGTGGATGTTCGCGCCGGCCATCGCATGCGGCAACGCCTTCATCCTGAAGCCGTCGGAACGCGACCCATCCGTCCCGATGCGCCTCGCGGAGCTGATGATCGAGGCCGGCCTGCCGGAAGGCGTTCTGAACGTCGTGAACGGCGACAAGGCAGCCGTGGACGCTATCCTTGCTCATCCGGATATTGGGGCTGTCTCTTTCGTGGGCTCCACGCCGATCGCCCGCTATGTCTATGGCACGGCCACGGCCAACGGCAAGCGCGCCCAGTGCTTCGGCGGCGCGAAGAACCACATGATCATCATGCCGGATGCCGATCTTGATCAGGCCGCCAATGCACTGATCGGCGCGGGCTACGGTTCCGCCGGCGAACGCTGCATGGCGATCTCCGTGGCTGTTCCGGTTGGGGAAGAGACTGCGAACCGCCTGATCGACAAGCTGACCCCGATGGTCGAGAGCCTTCGCATCGGTCCCTACACCGATGACAAGGCCGACATGGGCCCGCTCGTTACCAAGGAAGCGCACGCCCGCGTCCGCGGCCTGATTGACCGTGGCATCGAGGAGGGCGCGAAGCTTGTCGTCGACGGACGTGACTTCAAGCTGCAGGGCTATGAGAACGGCTATTTCGTCGGCGGCTGCCTCTTCGACCATGTGACGCCTGACATGGACATCTACAAGACCGAGATCTTCGGTCCCGTGCTTTCCGTGGTTCGCGCCAGAAATTATGAAGAAGCTCTAGAGCTGCCGATGAAGCACGAATACGGCAACGGTGTCGCCATCTACACCCGCGACGGTGATGCCGCCCGCGACTTCGCCAGCCGTATCAATATCGGAATGGTCGGAGTCAATGTCCCGATCCCGGTTCCGCTCGCCTACCACACCTTCGGCGGCTGGAAGGCCTCGTCCTTCGGCGACCTCAATCAGCATGGGACGGATTCGATCAGGTTCTGGACGCGCACAAAGACAGTCACGTCCCGCTGGCCGTCGGGTATCAAGGACGGCGCCGAATTCTCCATCCCGACGATGAAGTAA
- a CDS encoding Fe(3+) ABC transporter substrate-binding protein, with amino-acid sequence MASVALLPIDRALADGEVNIYSYRQPDLIKPLLDEFTKRTGVETNVLFLDKGLVERIQAEGANSPADVILTVDISRVMEAKEGGVTQPVTDNETINKDIPAHFRDPAGEWFGLTTRGRVVYASKERVEQDEITYEELADPEWKGRICIRDAQHSYNIGLIASMIAAHGEEYTEEWLTGLKNNLARKPNGGDRDQAKAIFAGECDIALGNTYYVGLMQTNEKEPEQKDWAAAIKVLFPNTADRGTHVNISAMALAKNAPNRDNAIKLMEFLASGDAQEIYAEQVFEYPVMPGAEPSDIVKAFGEIKPDTLPLADIAANRKKASELVDKVGVNEGPNG; translated from the coding sequence ATGGCGAGCGTGGCGCTTCTCCCGATCGACCGCGCGCTGGCAGACGGTGAAGTGAACATCTACTCCTACCGGCAGCCGGACCTGATCAAACCGCTGCTGGACGAGTTCACCAAGAGAACTGGCGTCGAGACCAACGTGCTCTTCCTGGACAAGGGCCTTGTCGAGCGCATCCAGGCGGAAGGTGCGAATTCGCCAGCGGACGTCATCCTTACCGTCGACATCTCCCGCGTCATGGAAGCCAAGGAAGGCGGCGTGACCCAGCCGGTCACCGACAATGAGACGATCAACAAGGACATTCCGGCCCACTTCCGGGATCCTGCCGGCGAATGGTTCGGGCTTACCACCCGGGGCCGTGTCGTCTACGCCTCAAAGGAGCGCGTCGAGCAGGACGAGATCACGTATGAGGAGCTTGCGGATCCGGAATGGAAGGGCAGGATCTGCATTCGCGATGCGCAGCATTCCTATAACATCGGACTGATTGCCTCGATGATCGCCGCCCACGGCGAAGAGTATACCGAGGAGTGGCTGACCGGACTGAAGAACAATCTTGCCCGCAAGCCGAACGGCGGCGATCGCGACCAGGCCAAGGCAATCTTTGCCGGCGAGTGCGACATTGCGCTTGGAAATACCTACTACGTCGGCCTGATGCAGACCAACGAGAAGGAACCGGAGCAGAAGGACTGGGCGGCTGCCATCAAGGTCCTGTTCCCGAACACCGCGGACCGCGGCACGCATGTGAACATTTCGGCGATGGCACTCGCAAAGAACGCTCCGAACCGGGACAACGCCATCAAGCTGATGGAATTCCTCGCATCGGGCGACGCACAGGAGATCTACGCCGAGCAGGTCTTCGAATATCCCGTCATGCCGGGCGCGGAGCCATCCGACATCGTCAAGGCGTTCGGCGAGATCAAGCCGGACACGCTGCCGCTGGCTGACATTGCCGCGAACCGGAAGAAGGCTTCGGAACTCGTGGACAAGGTCGGCGTGAACGAAGGGCCGAACGGCTGA